The proteins below are encoded in one region of Hordeum vulgare subsp. vulgare chromosome 3H, MorexV3_pseudomolecules_assembly, whole genome shotgun sequence:
- the LOC123444073 gene encoding protein DEHYDRATION-INDUCED 19 homolog 3-like isoform X2: protein MDSEHWISRLAAAKRFYAAQLGHIDDMAGMGMGMGMEEVDMDMEDDGEMDMEMEMQLEEARWPEVACPYCYEDYDLGSLCVHLEEDHPYEPHPAPCPICSEKITRDMLNHITMHHGYLFKALLGGGHSHRSRNTTTTTTNIYADPLLSSFGLGFATSDAEEPSKSSVPVLDDTSLLKEAPPQPWESSIDSSLTSEEREQKRKQATSRATFVQDLVLSTLFGDD from the exons ATGGACTCGGAGCACTGGATCTCGCGCCTCGCCGCCGCCAAGCGCTTCTACGCCGCGCAGCTCGGCCACATCGACG ATATGGcggggatggggatggggatggggatggaGGAGGTGGACATGGACATGGAGGACGACGGGGAGATGGACATGGAGATGGAGATGCAGCTGGAGGAGGCAAGATGGCCGGAGGTCGCCTGCCCCTACTGCTACGAGGACTACGACCTCGGCTCCCTCTGCGTCCACCTCGAGGAGGACCACCCCTACGAGCCACACCCCGCG CCTTGCCCCATCTGCtctgaaaagattacaagagataTGCTAAATCATATCACCATGCATCACGGTTACTTGTTCAAg GCGCTTCTAGGAGGCGGTCATAGTCATAGGTCaaggaacaccaccaccaccactacaaatATTTATGCTGATCCGCTGCTTTCATCGTTTGGCCTGGGCTTTGCAACATCAGATGCCGAGGAGCCATCAAAATCATCAGTTCCGGTTCTTGATGATACTTCACTTCTTAAGGAGGCGCCTCCTCAACCTTGGGAATCaag TATCGACTCGTCCCTCACAAGCGAGGAAAGGGAACAAAAGCGGAAACAAGCCACTAGCAGGGCGACCTTTGTGCAAGACCTGGTCCTCTCCACTTTATTTGGAGACGACTGA
- the LOC123444073 gene encoding protein DEHYDRATION-INDUCED 19 homolog 3-like isoform X1: protein MDSEHWISRLAAAKRFYAAQLGHIDDMAGMGMGMGMEEVDMDMEDDGEMDMEMEMQLEEARWPEVACPYCYEDYDLGSLCVHLEEDHPYEPHPAPCPICSEKITRDMLNHITMHHGYLFKNGSRLRRFVIPERRALSLLSRDLRDAHLQALLGGGHSHRSRNTTTTTTNIYADPLLSSFGLGFATSDAEEPSKSSVPVLDDTSLLKEAPPQPWESSIDSSLTSEEREQKRKQATSRATFVQDLVLSTLFGDD from the exons ATGGACTCGGAGCACTGGATCTCGCGCCTCGCCGCCGCCAAGCGCTTCTACGCCGCGCAGCTCGGCCACATCGACG ATATGGcggggatggggatggggatggggatggaGGAGGTGGACATGGACATGGAGGACGACGGGGAGATGGACATGGAGATGGAGATGCAGCTGGAGGAGGCAAGATGGCCGGAGGTCGCCTGCCCCTACTGCTACGAGGACTACGACCTCGGCTCCCTCTGCGTCCACCTCGAGGAGGACCACCCCTACGAGCCACACCCCGCG CCTTGCCCCATCTGCtctgaaaagattacaagagataTGCTAAATCATATCACCATGCATCACGGTTACTTGTTCAAg AATGGCAGCCGGTTGCGCAGATTCGTTATTCCCGAGCGCCGTGCACTTTCTTTACTGAGCCGAGATCTACGTGATGCTCATTTGCAGGCGCTTCTAGGAGGCGGTCATAGTCATAGGTCaaggaacaccaccaccaccactacaaatATTTATGCTGATCCGCTGCTTTCATCGTTTGGCCTGGGCTTTGCAACATCAGATGCCGAGGAGCCATCAAAATCATCAGTTCCGGTTCTTGATGATACTTCACTTCTTAAGGAGGCGCCTCCTCAACCTTGGGAATCaag TATCGACTCGTCCCTCACAAGCGAGGAAAGGGAACAAAAGCGGAAACAAGCCACTAGCAGGGCGACCTTTGTGCAAGACCTGGTCCTCTCCACTTTATTTGGAGACGACTGA